The proteins below are encoded in one region of Sulfolobus islandicus Y.N.15.51:
- the clsN gene encoding SMC-like protein coalescin has protein sequence MKVRVFNIGGITQDYSLDLEKGVTSYEAPNAYGKTSLVRALISLLTSSIKAEDLLNVFADSGYIEVELDNKLYYRRIKRIKNGLSEDKNLIMDDDRALLLTYFSPENKLVTQILSGDGNVEWFISATSKINEIKAKKEELQKLLTAEINARDDLQKKYNNIREIQAKIRAIDEEIDKLEKERESSSNIVAKTTYTITLTRQNKINEIVNKIKVKKDELANLEFALKKIEEEIQNKESKVSPDIKTQLQKELEEINEKLKLKTSDRSELEIELKVLERVLEEVDESDKHHLDTCNVCGSKVDPSIWKERAEIISRELRDKTSLLDSLRNDIIGLQKRKEEIDLRLKEFQTLENEIAKLKAKKEELINRIGSVKFQIDDLERQKRETEERFNKSESLSGAIATSDDSTSILKRIEELRKKREEYEYELQLLGVPSSVLEELKEKEEHIEQLQKKVDELQVEYIRRLTKAREEFNRISNQLLRKFEFDMEAEIDGNYRLIIRRKGAIIDIKKLSSSERTTLALILVLSALRAYFKTPYFIIDESAMTFDQKRFNRLLEYLTEIADYVIVTRSSENTEIKTLPPKQIEISS, from the coding sequence ATGAAGGTTAGAGTATTTAATATAGGTGGCATAACGCAAGACTATAGTCTTGATTTAGAGAAAGGAGTAACATCATATGAGGCGCCAAATGCTTACGGTAAAACATCACTAGTAAGGGCATTGATATCTTTACTGACATCTAGTATTAAGGCAGAAGATCTACTTAATGTATTTGCAGATAGTGGTTATATAGAAGTAGAATTGGATAACAAACTATACTATAGAAGGATAAAAAGGATAAAGAATGGATTAAGTGAAGACAAAAATCTAATTATGGATGACGATAGAGCATTGCTACTGACGTATTTCTCTCCAGAGAACAAGTTAGTAACCCAAATATTATCTGGAGACGGTAATGTAGAGTGGTTTATATCTGCTACATCAAAAATAAATGAAATAAAGGCAAAAAAGGAAGAATTACAGAAACTCTTAACCGCTGAGATAAATGCTAGAGATGATTTACAGAAGAAGTATAATAATATTAGAGAGATACAAGCTAAAATAAGGGCGATAGACGAAGAGATAGACAAACTGGAGAAAGAAAGAGAAAGCAGTAGTAATATAGTAGCTAAAACCACATACACAATAACACTAACAAGACAGAATAAAATAAATGAAATAGTAAACAAAATAAAAGTTAAAAAAGATGAATTAGCAAACTTAGAATTTGCCTTAAAGAAGATTGAGGAAGAGATCCAAAACAAGGAGAGTAAAGTCTCTCCCGATATAAAGACTCAACTTCAGAAAGAGTTAGAAGAAATAAATGAGAAACTTAAACTGAAAACCTCTGATAGATCTGAGTTAGAAATAGAACTTAAGGTGCTTGAACGCGTATTAGAAGAAGTGGACGAAAGTGATAAACATCATTTAGATACGTGTAACGTCTGTGGGAGCAAAGTAGATCCTAGTATATGGAAAGAAAGAGCTGAAATAATATCAAGAGAATTAAGAGATAAGACCTCACTTCTAGATAGCTTGCGTAACGATATAATAGGATTACAGAAAAGAAAAGAAGAAATTGACCTTAGATTAAAGGAGTTTCAGACGCTAGAGAATGAAATCGCAAAACTAAAAGCTAAAAAGGAAGAATTGATCAACAGGATAGGTTCAGTTAAGTTCCAGATAGATGATTTGGAGAGACAGAAGAGAGAGACTGAAGAGAGATTCAATAAATCCGAATCATTATCAGGGGCAATAGCAACTAGTGATGATAGTACAAGCATTTTAAAGAGAATAGAAGAGCTAAGAAAGAAAAGAGAAGAATATGAGTATGAACTTCAGCTATTAGGAGTGCCATCCTCTGTCTTAGAGGAGTTGAAAGAAAAGGAGGAACATATAGAACAATTACAGAAGAAGGTAGATGAATTACAAGTAGAATATATAAGAAGATTAACTAAGGCAAGGGAAGAATTTAACAGAATATCTAACCAATTATTAAGGAAATTCGAATTTGATATGGAAGCTGAAATTGACGGTAATTATAGATTAATTATAAGGAGAAAAGGTGCTATAATTGATATAAAGAAGTTATCATCGTCGGAGAGAACTACGCTAGCTTTAATATTGGTATTAAGCGCGTTAAGAGCTTATTTCAAAACTCCTTACTTCATAATCGACGAGTCCGCAATGACATTTGATCAGAAAAGATTCAATAGACTATTAGAATATCTAACTGAAATTGCAGACTACGTAATTGTGACTAGAAGTAGTGAAAACACAGAAATAAAGACACTACCACCTAAGCAAATAGAGATTTCTAGTTAA
- a CDS encoding nucleoside hydrolase translates to MRKVVLDSDTASDDTIAILLASRYFQLLGVTIVAGNVNYNQEVKNALFTLEYIGKQDVPVYLGSQRPILGNWRTVEEVHGSNGMSDWDYPEPTKRPEKEHAIDAILRLSKEYDGELEILAVSPLTNIALAYLKDPSVVKRIRKIWIMSGAFSKGNTTPIAEFNFWVDPEAAKIVLDAGFDITVVPWEVAETSGSLNERDWEIISKLNTKLSKFFINVNKTLKEYTTKNQGISGSTHPDSLTVSIAYDRSIISESSLKYIDLELCSKSRGAMLIDWYSLHKNKPNAEIVLKADSNKFKNLLFRTLSEF, encoded by the coding sequence ATGAGGAAGGTCGTATTAGATTCAGATACAGCTAGCGATGATACTATAGCCATATTGCTTGCATCTAGATATTTCCAATTATTAGGTGTGACAATAGTTGCTGGAAATGTAAATTATAATCAAGAGGTTAAGAATGCACTTTTCACTTTAGAGTACATTGGTAAGCAAGACGTACCAGTTTATTTAGGATCACAAAGACCTATTTTGGGAAATTGGAGAACAGTGGAGGAAGTCCATGGAAGTAACGGAATGAGTGATTGGGACTATCCCGAACCTACTAAAAGGCCAGAGAAAGAGCATGCAATAGATGCTATACTCAGATTGTCGAAAGAATACGACGGGGAATTGGAAATACTTGCAGTTTCCCCTTTAACAAATATTGCTTTGGCTTATCTTAAAGATCCGTCAGTTGTCAAGCGAATAAGAAAGATTTGGATAATGAGTGGTGCTTTTTCAAAGGGTAATACTACCCCTATAGCGGAGTTCAATTTCTGGGTAGATCCCGAGGCTGCTAAAATAGTTTTAGATGCAGGATTTGATATTACCGTCGTTCCTTGGGAAGTCGCTGAAACAAGTGGTTCTTTAAACGAGAGAGATTGGGAAATTATCTCCAAACTCAATACTAAGCTCTCAAAATTCTTTATTAATGTCAATAAGACATTAAAGGAATATACTACTAAGAATCAAGGTATATCTGGTAGTACTCATCCAGATTCCTTAACAGTTTCTATAGCCTATGATAGATCTATTATCTCAGAGTCTTCTCTAAAGTATATTGATTTAGAATTATGTTCAAAGTCAAGAGGAGCAATGTTAATAGACTGGTACAGTTTACATAAAAATAAGCCTAATGCTGAAATTGTATTAAAGGCAGATAGTAACAAGTTCAAAAATCTTCTATTCAGAACCCTTTCCGAGTTTTGA
- a CDS encoding Fur family transcriptional regulator — MEVDLANLLRQRNLKVTPQRIAILKLIMRGGHYSGEQIYEELKKTEPSISLSTVYNTLETLKESGILNSFEANGITWFEINRKPHVNVFCTDSNRIIDLDVEMDNFMDKLVKNGLDVKNVNIIVYADCSKLGKGSE, encoded by the coding sequence ATGGAAGTTGATCTTGCAAACCTGTTGAGGCAAAGAAACCTTAAAGTAACGCCACAAAGAATAGCTATTCTAAAGCTAATAATGAGAGGGGGTCATTACAGTGGGGAACAAATTTACGAAGAACTTAAAAAAACAGAACCTAGTATTAGTCTATCCACAGTATATAATACACTAGAAACATTAAAGGAATCTGGAATACTAAATTCCTTTGAAGCAAACGGTATAACTTGGTTTGAAATTAATAGAAAGCCTCACGTTAATGTTTTTTGCACGGACTCTAATAGAATTATTGACTTAGATGTTGAAATGGATAACTTCATGGATAAGCTAGTTAAAAATGGTTTAGACGTAAAAAATGTAAACATTATAGTATACGCTGATTGTTCAAAACTCGGAAAGGGTTCTGAATAG
- a CDS encoding class I SAM-dependent methyltransferase, translating to MGTEDIFNDPKSYKKWYELHNKLYENERKVVRSFNLKDCLDLGSGPDIFHEEIRGKIVSLDISLLMLKESKSDEKVLADALHLPFRDDSFKCIFSSVTVCFIEDVKGFIKEIARVAKERAVICFIARDSPWGEYYEKLGKSGHKYYSYAHFISRRELYVVINDFMKISRIRSTLKDMSETETDETYNDDRGSFICVEAIPKKSEPLSLSLNRHSGADPADPISKL from the coding sequence ATGGGGACGGAAGATATATTTAATGATCCAAAAAGTTATAAGAAATGGTACGAACTTCATAATAAGTTATACGAGAATGAGAGAAAGGTAGTTAGAAGTTTTAACCTTAAAGATTGTTTAGATTTAGGATCAGGACCAGATATTTTTCATGAGGAAATTAGGGGAAAGATTGTATCTCTGGATATATCGTTACTTATGCTAAAAGAAAGTAAAAGTGACGAGAAAGTTCTAGCTGACGCTTTACATTTACCCTTCAGAGATGACTCATTTAAATGTATATTTAGTTCTGTTACCGTTTGTTTTATAGAAGATGTAAAGGGGTTTATAAAGGAAATAGCTAGGGTAGCTAAAGAAAGGGCAGTTATTTGTTTTATTGCTAGGGACTCTCCATGGGGCGAATATTATGAGAAGCTAGGTAAAAGCGGCCATAAGTATTATTCATATGCTCACTTTATATCAAGGAGAGAGCTTTACGTAGTTATAAACGATTTCATGAAAATCTCAAGAATTAGATCTACGCTAAAAGATATGAGCGAAACGGAAACTGATGAAACTTATAATGATGATAGAGGGTCATTCATCTGTGTTGAAGCTATCCCTAAGAAATCGGAGCCCCTTTCATTGAGTCTTAATAGACACTCGGGGGCTGATCCTGCTGACCCTATCTCTAAACTTTAA
- a CDS encoding cation diffusion facilitator family transporter: MNKAIIALKFIGENEVSEGRLSYGLHRLEVIVAMINIFAIILLSLIVVYTSITSLLKETTNSSFALIISSALASILTFFASPKEKDNLGKRGLYVHIISDFLGYIIGFVIGILILISGIHELDPVGAIILVILNFALAIPLLKESFLIFMEGSPVKIDNIMGELTKISPGIHHLHVWSICDHVKVATLHVKASPNLTIAEADKIRGSICSLLREKYGISHVTVQFETTNDDD; the protein is encoded by the coding sequence ATCAACAAAGCAATTATCGCCCTAAAATTTATAGGGGAGAATGAAGTAAGTGAGGGGAGGCTTTCTTATGGATTACATAGACTGGAAGTTATTGTTGCTATGATTAATATCTTTGCTATTATCCTCCTTTCACTTATTGTAGTATATACCTCCATAACGTCATTGTTAAAAGAGACTACTAACAGTTCTTTTGCTTTGATTATCTCGTCAGCCCTAGCATCAATTCTAACTTTCTTTGCATCTCCTAAAGAAAAGGACAACTTGGGTAAGAGGGGATTATATGTGCATATAATATCAGACTTTCTAGGATATATAATCGGCTTTGTTATAGGTATTCTTATCCTTATTTCCGGAATACATGAATTGGATCCCGTAGGAGCAATTATACTTGTAATACTAAATTTTGCACTTGCAATCCCATTATTAAAGGAATCTTTTTTAATATTTATGGAAGGTTCTCCAGTGAAAATTGATAATATCATGGGAGAACTTACAAAAATTTCTCCAGGTATTCATCATTTACATGTGTGGTCAATTTGTGATCATGTAAAGGTAGCAACACTTCACGTTAAAGCATCTCCAAATCTGACTATAGCTGAGGCGGATAAGATAAGGGGTTCAATCTGTAGTCTGCTTAGAGAAAAATATGGCATTTCTCATGTAACGGTTCAGTTTGAGACGACGAATGATGACGATTAA
- the nurA gene encoding DNA double-strand break repair nuclease NurA produces the protein MIRKIYDKLAESHNEIKNQIYNIASYLRQEIQEKVNEFWTEYTRDNELSEICRFVAIDGGSFSKPMRIGIVYAVGAESVIGDNKGVKTLSEDGQIGIFKPGNDAQERISLLMEALELSVALRDGSKGDYILMDGSLNKKIGNKVDIQQISDEELKLVKNVDINSIISIKDERKMRDLLMLLNQFLVSRIIEQYDGKVLWISKTSRGRDLFGTDYPDITVFELFTEKRGFSKLIIKNIDIRKISEIPELEILRKMEYTTFYTRLDNGKRVVRIDMVGRVDEKIVKEIMDHLSGVSIKGYPFPLLKAHIDVRFSRMDREKIIKLMGSKLHKDIEWWPSQFY, from the coding sequence TTGATAAGAAAAATATATGATAAGTTAGCGGAAAGTCACAACGAGATAAAAAATCAGATTTACAATATTGCTAGCTACCTTAGGCAAGAAATACAAGAAAAGGTTAATGAGTTTTGGACTGAATACACTAGAGATAATGAGTTAAGCGAAATATGCAGATTTGTAGCTATTGATGGTGGTTCTTTCAGTAAACCTATGAGAATAGGGATAGTTTATGCTGTAGGAGCTGAATCCGTAATCGGAGATAATAAAGGAGTAAAGACATTGAGCGAGGATGGTCAAATAGGTATATTCAAGCCAGGGAACGATGCACAAGAAAGAATATCATTATTAATGGAGGCATTGGAATTATCAGTAGCTTTAAGGGATGGTAGTAAAGGAGATTACATTCTTATGGATGGAAGTTTAAACAAAAAGATTGGTAATAAAGTCGATATTCAACAAATCTCTGATGAAGAGCTAAAGCTAGTTAAGAATGTCGACATAAATAGTATTATTAGCATAAAAGATGAAAGGAAAATGAGGGATTTGCTAATGCTACTAAATCAATTTCTCGTTAGTAGAATAATAGAGCAATATGATGGCAAGGTTTTATGGATATCTAAAACCAGTAGGGGGAGAGATTTATTTGGTACAGACTATCCCGACATAACTGTTTTTGAACTGTTTACTGAAAAAAGAGGATTTTCAAAACTTATAATCAAAAATATAGACATCAGAAAAATTTCTGAGATACCCGAGCTTGAGATATTAAGAAAAATGGAATATACGACTTTCTATACTAGATTGGATAATGGTAAGAGGGTTGTTAGAATAGATATGGTTGGAAGAGTGGATGAGAAAATAGTAAAGGAGATAATGGATCATTTGAGTGGAGTAAGCATTAAGGGATATCCATTTCCACTCTTAAAAGCTCATATAGACGTTAGATTTTCAAGGATGGATAGGGAAAAAATAATAAAGTTAATGGGAAGTAAACTTCACAAAGATATTGAGTGGTGGCCCAGCCAGTTTTATTAA